The Candidatus Rokuibacteriota bacterium genome window below encodes:
- the glnS gene encoding glutamine--tRNA ligase encodes QRTGDAWCIYPMYDWAHGQCDSIEQITHSICTLEYEDHRPLYDWFLDQLGIYHPQQIEFARLNLSHTVMSKRKLLELVEEGHVTGWDDPRMPTIAGLRRRGYTPEAIRDFCERIGVAKADNLVDIALLEHCLREDLNRRAERRMAVLRPLRLVIENYPEGQVEEMEAVNNPEDSAAGSRRVPFSRVLWIEKDDFRESPPPKYFRLAPGAEVRLRYAYIVKCTGLVKDERTGEVVEVRCTYDPATLGGDARGRKVKGTIHWVSAAHAVDAEVRLYENLFLRPKPDEEEDWKAALNPRSLEVLAGCKLEPSLAGASPGSRYQLERQGYFCVDTKDSTPARLVFNRTVGLRDTWARIEKAEAG; translated from the coding sequence CGAGGACCACCGCCCGCTCTACGACTGGTTCCTCGACCAGCTCGGCATCTACCACCCGCAGCAGATCGAGTTCGCTCGCCTCAACCTCTCTCACACGGTCATGTCGAAGCGGAAGCTCCTCGAGCTCGTCGAGGAGGGCCACGTCACCGGCTGGGACGACCCGCGCATGCCGACGATCGCCGGGTTACGCCGGCGCGGCTACACGCCCGAGGCAATCCGAGACTTCTGCGAGCGGATCGGCGTCGCCAAGGCCGACAACCTCGTGGACATCGCCCTGTTGGAGCATTGTCTCCGCGAGGATCTCAACAGGCGCGCTGAGCGGCGGATGGCCGTGCTCCGCCCGCTCAGGCTCGTCATCGAGAACTACCCCGAGGGGCAGGTCGAGGAGATGGAGGCGGTGAACAACCCCGAGGACTCCGCGGCGGGGAGCCGGCGCGTGCCGTTCTCGCGGGTCCTCTGGATCGAGAAGGACGACTTCCGCGAGAGCCCGCCCCCGAAGTACTTCCGCCTCGCCCCTGGGGCCGAGGTGCGCCTCCGCTACGCCTACATCGTCAAGTGCACCGGCCTGGTCAAGGACGAGCGCACCGGCGAAGTCGTCGAGGTGCGCTGCACCTACGATCCTGCGACCCTCGGCGGCGACGCGCGCGGGCGCAAGGTCAAGGGGACCATCCACTGGGTGTCGGCTGCCCACGCCGTCGACGCCGAGGTGCGGCTCTACGAGAATTTGTTTTTGAGGCCCAAGCCCGACGAGGAGGAGGACTGGAAGGCGGCGCTGAACCCGCGATCGCTCGAGGTCCTGGCCGGCTGCAAGCTGGAGCCATCGCTCGCCGGCGCCTCGCCGGGCAGCCGCTACCAGCTCGAGCGCCAGGGCTACTTCTGCGTTGACACCAAGGACTCCACGCCCGCGCGCCTGGTCTTCAACCGCACGGTCGGCCTCCGCGACACCTGGGCCAGGATCGAGAAGGCCGAAGCTGGATAG
- a CDS encoding DUF4160 domain-containing protein has translation MPEVSRFFGIIIAMFYNDHEPPHFHARYGDQRAIIDIELLTVLRGRLSPRVLGLVTEWAAMHQHELRENWRLARQQAPLKPIRPLE, from the coding sequence TTGCCTGAGGTCAGCCGGTTCTTTGGCATCATCATCGCGATGTTCTACAATGACCACGAGCCCCCGCACTTTCACGCTAGATACGGCGACCAGAGAGCGATAATTGACATCGAGTTGTTAACAGTGCTCCGTGGCAGGCTCTCGCCCAGGGTTCTTGGTCTCGTGACCGAATGGGCAGCAATGCACCAGCACGAGCTACGTGAGAACTGGCGTCTTGCCCGTCAGCAGGCTCCGCTCAAGCCGATTCGCCCGTTGGAGTGA